The following are from one region of the Streptomyces rubrogriseus genome:
- a CDS encoding ferritin-like domain-containing protein — MSQDQTDMLDNESATGITTLDDLRRHLQWAIEVEHSTLPPYLTALYSLDAERNADAVQLIGGVFVEEMIHLALAANLLNAVGGRPVLDAPHMLPPHPRTMPHADPSIELSLLPFGREALRLFLRLEQPAHPGDPAEGDHYETIGQFYAAIERGLRYLCAELGEDQVFIGDPARQVAGGPFVHTAGHLAPVTDLGSALAALDEIVEQGEGASRAEVWDGDKDMFHPGNQAVSHYYRFQEIALGRRYRTGDTPDSGPTGEPVALDEAGIRPVRPNPRLADHPEGSGIRAAQEAFNQTYCKILQMLEQAFNGNPAMLGMSVGAMYALKAQAQGLMALEDEDGQAAGPTFEYVAPGDRS, encoded by the coding sequence ATGTCCCAGGACCAGACCGACATGCTCGACAACGAATCGGCGACCGGCATCACGACGCTGGACGACCTGCGCAGGCACCTGCAGTGGGCCATCGAAGTCGAACACTCCACGTTGCCTCCGTATCTGACCGCCCTCTATTCCCTGGACGCGGAGCGGAACGCGGACGCCGTGCAGCTCATCGGTGGCGTCTTCGTCGAGGAGATGATCCACCTCGCGCTGGCAGCCAACCTGCTCAACGCGGTCGGTGGCCGCCCCGTCCTGGACGCGCCCCACATGCTGCCGCCCCATCCACGAACGATGCCGCACGCCGACCCGTCCATCGAGTTGTCCCTCCTGCCGTTCGGCCGGGAGGCGCTCAGACTGTTCCTGCGTCTGGAACAGCCCGCCCATCCCGGAGACCCGGCCGAGGGCGACCACTACGAGACGATCGGCCAGTTCTACGCCGCGATCGAGAGGGGCCTGCGGTACCTGTGCGCCGAACTGGGCGAGGACCAGGTATTCATCGGGGACCCGGCCCGTCAGGTCGCCGGCGGCCCGTTCGTCCACACGGCGGGGCACCTCGCTCCGGTCACCGACCTCGGCTCGGCGCTCGCAGCCCTCGACGAGATCGTCGAGCAGGGCGAGGGGGCCTCCCGTGCCGAGGTCTGGGACGGCGACAAGGACATGTTCCACCCCGGGAACCAGGCGGTCTCCCACTACTACCGTTTCCAGGAAATCGCCCTGGGCCGGCGTTACCGGACCGGTGACACGCCCGACTCCGGCCCCACCGGCGAGCCGGTGGCCCTGGACGAGGCCGGCATCCGTCCCGTACGGCCCAACCCGCGGCTCGCGGACCACCCCGAGGGCAGCGGGATCCGAGCCGCACAGGAGGCGTTCAACCAGACCTACTGCAAGATCCTTCAGATGCTGGAGCAGGCGTTCAACGGCAATCCGGCGATGCTGGGTATGTCCGTGGGCGCCATGTACGCACTCAAGGCACAGGCACAGGGTCTGATGGCCCTTGAGGACGAGGACGGCCAGGCCGCCGGTCCGACGTTCGAGTACGTGGCACCCGGGGACCGGTCCTAG
- a CDS encoding VOC family protein encodes MDLKLEVLVLPVSDVDRAKAFYEAVGFRLDADHVTDETYRVVHMTPPGSPCSVLFGTGVTLAVPGSSKGLHLIVSDIYEARDELVGRGVEVGEIYHDTSDIFHRCTGEKWISGPDPQRRNYCTYADFTDPDGNGWVLQEVPNP; translated from the coding sequence GTGGATCTCAAACTGGAAGTCCTGGTACTGCCCGTCTCCGACGTCGACCGGGCGAAGGCCTTCTACGAGGCGGTCGGGTTCCGCCTGGACGCCGACCACGTCACGGACGAGACGTACCGGGTCGTCCACATGACACCCCCCGGTTCGCCCTGCTCGGTCCTCTTCGGCACCGGCGTCACCCTGGCCGTCCCGGGGTCGTCCAAGGGCCTCCACCTCATCGTCTCGGACATCTACGAGGCCCGGGACGAGTTGGTCGGCCGGGGTGTGGAGGTGGGCGAGATCTATCACGACACCAGCGACATCTTCCACCGCTGCACGGGCGAGAAGTGGATCAGCGGCCCCGACCCTCAGCGCCGCAACTACTGCACGTACGCGGACTTCACCGACCCGGACGGCAACGGCTGGGTCCTCCAGGAGGTGCCGAACCCGTAG
- a CDS encoding ATP-binding protein: MIGRDKELEALHGLLSSTVAGKGDALLVRGDPGVGKSSLLRTFGSHASDQGVRVLRTSGVETEQWLPFAALHLLLQPVLGGAETLPAPYQKALGGAFGASDGEPEIYRVGMAVLELLADAADSRPVLLLVDDLQWVDSSSRDVLGFVARRTRDLPILMIGAARTSSPGTYSLGTHAELVLGPLSPAASAELLDADAPGLADAVRARILQRAAGNPLALVELPRAAQGMSPRLDDLPLTQRLESAFASRTDSLTRECRTFLLVLAAEPTAPLNQLLDVASRLAGSEVSVYALQEAVDAGLVVLTGRTPEFRHPLMRSAIYTRATVADRLSTHRALAETLDGSPGRRLVHLAAATLGPDDELAGQLERFADDAQKRGQLAAAVPALRQAGELVHDARRQTGLLVRAAELASEINDRVQAQILLDRADLAELGPTERARLMLVSDKAAFEPDEPQRRIQDMIDAAAGAFDVGSTNVAENLLWRAAARCFFQDGDARVRAQAAAELDRWKPDPDAPHVLTVRAYTEPYRHGTDLIARLEKLEPDREDGRLLHYLGSGSMVVGDAGRATRYLAQAASVWRSQGRLGLLARSLAGSWPRLYLGQLAQAREEAAEGIALAEETGEWIVWLGLKATSALAAVLRGEREAAARSVRELRAHSLFPVMPFASVMAQQVDGLLALFDSRAVEAYDVLARAFDKTDPHYHSTSRWLLVPDVVDAAAAAGRTEQVRELLAELPELADRLPSEMMVVARAYGAAVLAPDDTAEEHYDSALSTLPDTWPLSRARLHLQHGRRLRRQRRNVDARKPLRLARDEFDRVGAQPWADMAREQLRAAGESDGRRRPSKGESLTVQERQIAELASQGLSNREIGQRLFISHRTVGAHLYRIYPRLGITSRGRLSAALAALGDEQPASGSADSAG; this comes from the coding sequence ATGATCGGCCGGGACAAGGAACTGGAGGCGCTGCACGGCCTGCTCTCGAGCACGGTGGCAGGCAAGGGCGATGCGCTGCTGGTCCGCGGAGACCCCGGGGTCGGCAAATCCTCTCTGCTGCGCACGTTCGGTTCTCATGCCTCGGACCAGGGGGTCAGAGTCCTTCGCACCTCCGGCGTCGAGACCGAACAGTGGCTGCCGTTCGCCGCGCTGCACCTGCTGCTTCAGCCGGTACTCGGCGGTGCCGAGACGTTGCCGGCCCCCTATCAGAAGGCTCTGGGCGGCGCCTTCGGGGCCAGTGACGGGGAACCCGAGATCTACCGGGTCGGGATGGCGGTACTCGAGCTGCTCGCCGACGCCGCCGACAGCCGGCCCGTCCTGCTGCTCGTCGATGATCTCCAATGGGTCGACTCGTCGAGCCGTGACGTGCTCGGATTCGTGGCCCGGCGTACCCGGGACCTCCCCATCCTCATGATCGGCGCGGCAAGAACCTCGTCACCGGGCACGTACAGCCTGGGGACTCACGCCGAACTCGTCCTGGGGCCCCTCTCCCCGGCCGCGTCGGCCGAACTGCTCGATGCCGACGCCCCGGGCCTTGCGGACGCGGTGCGCGCCCGCATCCTGCAGCGCGCCGCCGGCAATCCCCTCGCGCTCGTCGAACTGCCGAGGGCGGCGCAGGGCATGTCGCCCCGGCTCGACGATCTGCCTCTGACCCAGCGACTGGAGTCCGCGTTCGCCTCGCGTACCGACTCGCTCACCCGCGAGTGCCGGACCTTCCTCCTGGTCCTGGCAGCGGAGCCCACCGCACCACTGAACCAGCTCCTCGACGTGGCAAGTCGTCTCGCGGGCTCGGAAGTCTCCGTGTACGCCCTCCAGGAGGCCGTCGACGCCGGACTGGTGGTTCTGACCGGCCGCACACCCGAGTTCCGGCATCCCCTGATGCGCTCCGCGATCTACACACGGGCCACCGTCGCCGACCGGTTGTCCACCCACCGGGCTCTGGCCGAGACGCTGGACGGATCACCTGGGCGGCGCCTCGTCCACCTCGCCGCGGCCACGCTCGGTCCGGACGACGAACTGGCCGGACAACTGGAGCGCTTCGCCGACGACGCCCAGAAGCGAGGACAACTGGCCGCGGCCGTACCCGCCCTGCGCCAGGCAGGCGAGCTGGTGCACGACGCACGTCGCCAGACCGGCCTCCTGGTCCGTGCGGCCGAGCTGGCCAGCGAGATCAACGACCGTGTCCAGGCCCAGATCCTGCTGGACAGAGCCGACCTGGCGGAGTTGGGCCCCACGGAGCGGGCCCGCCTCATGCTGGTCTCCGACAAGGCCGCGTTCGAGCCGGACGAGCCGCAACGCCGTATTCAGGACATGATCGACGCGGCAGCGGGGGCGTTCGACGTCGGCAGTACGAACGTCGCGGAGAACCTGTTGTGGCGTGCTGCCGCCCGATGCTTCTTCCAGGACGGCGACGCGCGCGTGCGTGCTCAGGCAGCCGCCGAACTGGACCGGTGGAAGCCGGACCCGGACGCCCCTCACGTCCTGACGGTTCGGGCCTACACGGAGCCGTACCGCCATGGGACCGACCTGATCGCACGGCTCGAAAAGCTCGAGCCGGACCGAGAGGACGGCCGACTGCTGCACTATCTGGGCAGCGGTTCGATGGTCGTCGGTGACGCGGGCCGTGCCACTCGCTACCTGGCCCAGGCGGCTTCCGTGTGGCGGTCCCAGGGCCGTCTCGGGCTGCTCGCTCGATCCCTGGCGGGATCCTGGCCACGTCTGTACCTGGGGCAGCTGGCCCAGGCCCGGGAAGAGGCGGCGGAAGGGATCGCGCTCGCCGAGGAGACCGGGGAGTGGATCGTCTGGCTCGGCCTCAAGGCCACGTCGGCGCTCGCGGCGGTGCTGCGGGGAGAACGCGAAGCCGCAGCTCGGAGCGTCCGGGAGTTGAGGGCGCACAGCCTCTTCCCCGTCATGCCCTTCGCGAGCGTCATGGCGCAACAGGTCGACGGTCTCCTCGCCCTCTTCGACAGCCGTGCCGTGGAGGCGTACGACGTCCTCGCGCGTGCGTTCGACAAGACGGACCCGCACTACCACTCGACCAGTCGCTGGCTGCTCGTCCCGGACGTGGTGGACGCGGCCGCGGCCGCGGGCCGAACCGAACAGGTGCGAGAGCTGTTGGCCGAGCTGCCGGAACTGGCAGACCGGCTGCCCTCAGAAATGATGGTCGTGGCCCGGGCCTACGGCGCGGCGGTCCTCGCTCCGGACGACACCGCCGAGGAGCACTACGACTCCGCTCTCTCCACTCTGCCGGACACCTGGCCGCTGTCGCGTGCCCGCCTTCATCTGCAGCACGGCAGGCGACTGCGCCGACAGCGTCGGAACGTGGATGCGCGCAAGCCTCTGCGGCTCGCCCGCGACGAGTTCGACCGAGTCGGTGCGCAACCCTGGGCCGACATGGCCCGTGAGCAATTGCGGGCCGCGGGGGAGTCGGACGGACGTCGGCGTCCGAGCAAGGGCGAGAGTCTGACGGTCCAGGAACGGCAGATCGCCGAATTGGCCTCGCAGGGGCTGAGCAATCGGGAAATCGGCCAGCGGCTGTTCATCTCGCACCGGACGGTCGGAGCCCACCTGTACCGGATCTATCCACGCCTGGGCATCACCAGCCGGGGCAGGCTCTCCGCGGCGCTGGCAGCGCTCGGAGACGAGCAGCCGGCCTCGGGTTCAGCCGACTCCGCCGGATGA
- a CDS encoding N-acetylmuramoyl-L-alanine amidase encodes MHKSRRAAILPVGVTVGALVAGGLLAMSGAAQADTASDATRKRQQALLTTADEYHVPPAVLLALSHQESGWDGHGGLPSTDGGYGPMNLTDVTPAMLAGGGAGAAGRADLETLAAAPALHTLDQAAQLTGLSTRDLREDDAANIRGGAALLASYERELVGGTPADPAEWYGAVARYSQAKQEKAAASFADRVFRTMRSGASATTQDGQRLRLAASPSVIPERQQIDALHLRTAPTAVATECPTTVDCTFVAGSPVGRQVADRPTNGIRVDTIVIHDLESTYDAGVAGLANPTNPASTHYVMSSAGAVTQMVPTKDIAFHAGNYSTNLHSIGIEHEGYAAHGAAWYTESQYQATADLVKYLAARFGVPLDRQHVIGHDNVAGPNSSLVAGMHWDPGYAWDWNHFMSLLGAPVSGLPEVPQPGEVVAITPSFTDNVQTFQVCPSDDPTGQTPTCTERQQQSNSVYLRTAPGETAPLFGDPAIHGAAAGTNRVNDWGSTAQAGQQFVVAEVQDDWTAVWFSGAKVWFHNPGGTNTRIRYGVKIIKPAGSAPVALYGSSYPDRAEYPAGLGASTQAPLSMYSIPVGQAYVATQDAAATDDYFPSSGAVVIGGKKMYTVQYNHRVALVYANGVTATTATHHWENGGV; translated from the coding sequence TTGCACAAGTCACGAAGGGCAGCCATTCTGCCCGTCGGTGTCACGGTGGGCGCACTCGTCGCCGGTGGCCTGTTGGCCATGTCGGGCGCCGCCCAGGCCGACACGGCGAGCGACGCCACGCGGAAGCGCCAGCAGGCCCTGCTCACCACGGCGGACGAATACCACGTCCCGCCCGCCGTCCTGCTCGCCCTGTCCCACCAGGAGTCGGGGTGGGACGGACACGGCGGCCTGCCGAGCACCGACGGCGGTTACGGACCGATGAATCTCACCGACGTCACCCCCGCCATGCTGGCCGGCGGCGGTGCCGGTGCCGCGGGCCGAGCCGACCTCGAGACCCTTGCCGCCGCCCCCGCCCTCCACACACTGGACCAGGCCGCGCAGCTGACCGGCCTGTCGACGCGGGACTTGCGCGAGGACGACGCCGCGAACATCCGGGGCGGCGCCGCGCTGCTGGCCTCGTACGAGCGGGAACTGGTCGGCGGTACGCCCGCGGACCCCGCCGAGTGGTACGGGGCCGTGGCCCGCTACAGCCAGGCCAAGCAGGAGAAGGCAGCGGCGAGCTTCGCCGACCGCGTCTTCCGCACGATGCGGAGCGGTGCCTCCGCCACGACCCAGGACGGCCAGCGCCTGCGCCTGGCCGCCAGCCCCTCGGTCATCCCTGAGCGGCAGCAGATCGACGCCCTGCACCTCAGGACGGCTCCTACGGCGGTTGCCACCGAATGCCCCACGACGGTCGACTGCACCTTCGTCGCCGGCTCTCCCGTCGGCCGCCAGGTGGCCGACCGGCCCACGAACGGCATCCGCGTCGACACGATCGTCATTCACGACCTGGAGTCCACCTACGACGCGGGCGTCGCGGGGCTGGCCAACCCCACCAACCCCGCCTCGACCCATTACGTCATGTCATCGGCCGGTGCGGTCACCCAGATGGTCCCGACCAAGGACATCGCCTTCCACGCCGGAAACTACTCGACCAACCTGCACTCCATCGGGATCGAGCACGAGGGCTACGCCGCTCACGGCGCCGCCTGGTACACGGAGTCGCAGTACCAAGCCACGGCCGACCTGGTGAAGTACCTGGCCGCGCGCTTCGGAGTACCGCTGGACCGGCAGCATGTCATCGGCCATGACAACGTTGCCGGGCCCAACTCCTCGCTGGTCGCCGGAATGCACTGGGACCCCGGCTACGCGTGGGACTGGAACCACTTCATGAGCCTGCTCGGGGCGCCGGTCAGCGGTCTGCCCGAGGTGCCCCAACCGGGCGAGGTCGTGGCGATCACGCCCTCGTTCACGGACAACGTGCAGACCTTCCAGGTGTGCCCCTCCGACGACCCCACCGGGCAGACACCCACCTGCACCGAACGGCAGCAGCAGTCCAACTCCGTCTACCTGCGCACCGCCCCGGGCGAGACCGCCCCGCTCTTCGGCGACCCGGCGATCCACGGCGCCGCTGCGGGTACCAACCGGGTGAACGACTGGGGCAGCACGGCACAGGCCGGTCAGCAGTTCGTGGTGGCAGAGGTGCAGGACGACTGGACCGCCGTCTGGTTCAGCGGGGCGAAGGTCTGGTTCCACAACCCCGGCGGCACCAACACCCGTATCCGGTACGGAGTGAAGATCATCAAGCCCGCGGGGAGCGCACCGGTGGCGCTCTACGGCTCCAGCTATCCCGACAGGGCCGAGTATCCGGCCGGTCTCGGCGCCTCCACGCAGGCCCCGCTGAGCATGTACTCCATCCCGGTCGGACAGGCGTACGTGGCCACCCAGGACGCCGCGGCCACCGACGACTACTTCCCGTCCAGCGGTGCGGTCGTCATCGGCGGGAAGAAGATGTACACCGTGCAGTACAACCACCGCGTCGCACTCGTCTACGCGAACGGTGTCACCGCGACCACGGCGACGCACCACTGGGAGAACGGCGGCGTCTGA
- a CDS encoding antibiotic biosynthesis monooxygenase family protein, whose protein sequence is MTDSLNSRTHTADPVVLIKTYTVPSEEADYFTEAYQENARIMSTQPGFIRSRLHRPLTDAPETRFVHVAEWSSGTRLDRATGNQEWHAALKRLFDDPELHITSEPAGYRVVVEFHPS, encoded by the coding sequence ATGACCGACTCACTGAACTCGAGGACGCACACCGCCGATCCGGTCGTCCTCATCAAGACCTACACCGTGCCGTCGGAGGAGGCCGACTACTTCACCGAGGCGTACCAGGAGAACGCCCGGATCATGTCGACGCAACCCGGATTCATCCGGTCTCGGCTGCACCGCCCCCTGACCGACGCCCCGGAGACGCGGTTCGTTCATGTCGCCGAGTGGTCCTCGGGCACCCGACTCGACAGGGCCACGGGCAATCAGGAATGGCACGCCGCGCTCAAGCGCCTGTTCGACGACCCCGAACTCCACATCACGTCGGAGCCCGCCGGCTACCGCGTCGTCGTCGAGTTCCATCCTTCCTGA
- a CDS encoding SDR family oxidoreductase, whose amino-acid sequence MKVVVIGGTGLIGSQVVARLGEHGHEAVPASPNTGVNTMTGEGLAEVLRGTSVVVDVSNSPSFADDAVKEFFRVSTTNLLKAEAEAGVAHHVALSVVGTDRLQASGYFQAKQAQEEMIKGSGIPYSIVHATQFFEFAKTLADSATEGDTVTVAPIKIQPIFSGDVAAAVGRTAVGSPVNGTVEVAGPDVFRLEDFIRKGLAVRADTRTVVTDPNGLYWGAALQESDLLPGADARIAETHFDEWAEGQR is encoded by the coding sequence ATGAAGGTTGTGGTAATCGGCGGCACCGGGCTCATCGGCTCGCAGGTCGTCGCCAGGCTCGGCGAGCACGGGCACGAGGCGGTCCCGGCCTCCCCGAACACCGGCGTCAACACGATGACCGGCGAGGGCCTGGCGGAGGTGCTGCGAGGAACCTCGGTCGTCGTCGACGTATCGAACTCTCCGTCGTTCGCGGACGACGCGGTCAAGGAGTTCTTCCGCGTGTCGACGACCAACCTCCTGAAGGCCGAGGCGGAGGCCGGTGTCGCCCACCACGTGGCGCTCTCCGTCGTGGGGACCGACCGGCTTCAGGCGAGCGGCTACTTCCAGGCCAAGCAGGCCCAGGAGGAGATGATCAAGGGCTCCGGGATTCCGTACTCGATCGTGCACGCCACGCAGTTCTTCGAGTTCGCGAAGACCCTGGCGGACTCGGCGACGGAGGGTGACACCGTGACCGTCGCCCCCATCAAGATCCAGCCCATCTTCTCGGGCGACGTGGCCGCGGCTGTGGGCCGCACGGCCGTCGGTTCACCCGTCAACGGCACGGTCGAGGTCGCGGGCCCCGACGTGTTCCGGCTGGAGGACTTCATCCGCAAGGGCCTCGCCGTGCGGGCGGACACCCGTACGGTCGTGACGGACCCGAACGGTCTCTACTGGGGTGCGGCCCTCCAGGAGTCGGATCTGCTCCCCGGCGCCGACGCCCGCATCGCGGAGACCCACTTCGACGAGTGGGCCGAAGGGCAGCGCTAG
- a CDS encoding sigma factor-like helix-turn-helix DNA-binding protein, translating into MSPHGPPAGPHGRPEDTFARQRPRLLGIAYGMLGSITQAEGVVRHVRLRWQATDHALVADPQAYLTRATTRLSIRLAQSVRSRRESYIGPWLPEPLDTGDAAGTGAVHSESVEFGVLLMLERLDLAERAALVLRDGLASPYPEIAAVLGVDETRARHLVHTARQHLATDRGADPERREDTAGRPREDDDAEDYEAA; encoded by the coding sequence GTGTCACCCCATGGGCCACCCGCCGGACCCCACGGCCGGCCCGAGGACACCTTCGCCCGGCAGCGGCCGCGACTGCTCGGAATCGCGTACGGCATGCTCGGGAGCATCACGCAGGCCGAGGGCGTCGTGCGTCATGTCCGGCTGCGCTGGCAGGCCACCGACCACGCGCTGGTGGCCGATCCGCAGGCCTACCTGACCAGAGCCACCACCCGGTTGTCGATCAGACTCGCGCAGTCCGTGCGGTCGCGGCGCGAGTCCTACATCGGCCCCTGGCTGCCCGAGCCCCTGGACACCGGTGATGCCGCGGGGACCGGCGCCGTGCACTCGGAGTCGGTCGAGTTCGGTGTCCTGCTCATGCTGGAGCGGCTGGACCTCGCGGAACGAGCGGCCCTCGTGCTGCGGGACGGGCTGGCCTCCCCCTACCCCGAGATCGCCGCCGTCCTCGGCGTCGACGAGACCCGTGCCCGGCACCTGGTGCACACTGCGCGACAGCACCTCGCCACGGATCGCGGCGCGGATCCGGAACGCCGCGAGGACACCGCCGGCCGGCCGCGCGAGGACGACGACGCCGAGGACTACGAGGCCGCATGA
- a CDS encoding Dyp-type peroxidase: MGGEFAEPEPQMVLSPLTSAAIFLVVTIDSGGEDTVRDLLSDVASLERAVGFRAQPDGRLSCVTGIGSEAWDRLFSGARPALLHPFRELDGPVHRAVATPGDLLFHIRAARLDLCFALATEIMGRLRGAVTPQDEVHGFKYFDERDMLGFVDGTENPTGAAARRAVLVGDEDPAFAGGSYVVVQKYLHDLDAWEGLSVEAQERAIGRRKTTDVELSDDVKPADSHVALTSVTGPDGSDLEILRDNMPFGSVGREEFGTYFIGYARTPEVTETMLERMFLGTASAPHDRILDFSTAVTGSLFFTPAADFLEDLPARP, encoded by the coding sequence ATGGGCGGAGAATTCGCGGAACCGGAGCCCCAGATGGTTCTGTCCCCGCTGACCAGTGCGGCGATCTTCCTCGTCGTCACGATCGACAGCGGCGGGGAGGACACCGTCCGGGACCTGCTGTCGGACGTCGCCTCGCTGGAACGGGCCGTCGGGTTCCGCGCGCAGCCCGACGGCAGGCTGAGCTGTGTCACCGGCATCGGTTCCGAGGCCTGGGACCGCCTGTTCTCAGGGGCGCGTCCAGCCCTGCTGCACCCCTTCCGGGAACTGGACGGGCCGGTGCACCGGGCAGTCGCCACCCCCGGCGACCTGCTCTTCCACATCAGGGCCGCACGGCTGGACCTGTGCTTCGCACTCGCCACGGAGATCATGGGCCGTCTGCGCGGGGCGGTCACCCCTCAGGACGAGGTGCACGGCTTCAAGTACTTCGACGAACGCGACATGCTCGGTTTCGTCGACGGCACGGAGAACCCGACGGGAGCCGCAGCACGCAGGGCCGTCCTCGTCGGTGACGAGGATCCGGCCTTCGCGGGCGGGAGCTACGTCGTCGTGCAGAAGTACCTGCACGACCTCGACGCGTGGGAGGGGCTCTCCGTCGAGGCCCAGGAGCGGGCGATCGGCCGCCGCAAGACGACCGACGTGGAGCTGTCCGACGACGTCAAGCCCGCCGACTCGCACGTCGCTCTCACCAGCGTCACCGGTCCGGACGGCAGCGATCTGGAGATCCTGCGGGACAACATGCCCTTCGGATCGGTGGGCCGCGAGGAGTTCGGCACGTACTTCATCGGGTACGCCCGTACCCCCGAGGTGACGGAGACGATGCTGGAGCGGATGTTCCTGGGCACCGCGTCGGCACCGCACGACCGCATCCTGGACTTCTCCACCGCCGTCACCGGCTCACTGTTCTTCACACCGGCGGCGGACTTCCTGGAGGACCTTCCCGCTCGGCCCTGA
- a CDS encoding WXG100 family type VII secretion target has translation MATPDGGQGGFRGSDGVLYKTTPEDLKAKALDIRTTEQIVQAELDALKSYVVAMEANWQGVASNTFQELMREWDVYAAQLQNALLAIAGGLDSSADNYLGSEHSNLANLNNVSLPKANLS, from the coding sequence ATGGCGACACCCGACGGAGGGCAGGGCGGTTTCAGGGGCTCGGACGGTGTCCTGTACAAAACGACACCCGAGGATCTGAAGGCCAAGGCCCTGGACATCCGCACGACCGAACAGATCGTGCAGGCGGAACTCGACGCCCTCAAGAGCTACGTGGTCGCGATGGAGGCGAACTGGCAGGGCGTCGCCTCGAACACCTTCCAGGAACTGATGAGGGAGTGGGACGTGTACGCGGCACAGCTCCAGAACGCGTTGCTCGCCATCGCGGGCGGCCTGGACTCCAGCGCCGACAACTACCTCGGCTCCGAGCACTCGAACCTGGCGAACCTCAACAACGTGTCACTTCCGAAGGCCAACCTGTCCTGA
- a CDS encoding WXG100 family type VII secretion target, translating into MPDIESVPIYVGQGLETAGQDINAAAQHIMGELHALKSRIQSLIDTWNAQSATDYQLRMHEWDMAAVGLFGSEEDDGVLGEIAHVMRVNWGNYVGAEEANIRTWNSVH; encoded by the coding sequence ATGCCCGATATCGAAAGTGTGCCGATCTACGTCGGCCAGGGCCTGGAGACCGCCGGCCAGGACATCAACGCCGCGGCCCAGCACATCATGGGCGAACTGCACGCCCTGAAGAGCCGGATCCAGTCGCTGATCGACACATGGAACGCGCAGTCGGCGACCGACTACCAACTGCGCATGCACGAGTGGGACATGGCCGCGGTGGGCCTCTTCGGCAGCGAGGAGGACGACGGTGTGCTCGGCGAGATCGCCCACGTCATGCGGGTGAACTGGGGCAACTACGTCGGTGCCGAGGAGGCCAACATCAGGACCTGGAACTCGGTGCACTGA